The following is a genomic window from bacterium.
GGGCCGCGTCGAGAAGAACGAGTAGAAGCTCGAGACGGCGGTGACCTCGGCCCAGGGGAGATCGAGACGGTCGGCGATGAACCGTTGGAGATCGAGGGGCAGGTAGCCGTAAGCACCCTGCGCGAGGTGCAGGATCTGGATGAGGTTTCCGGCCCGCGGCTTGAACTCGTCGACGATCGCCGCCACCCGGGCCAGCTTTTGCTCCTCCGTCTCCTCGCCGCACGCGCAGGCCCGTTCGACGGACTCGCGCATAACGCCTCCTGATCGGAGCTAGCCCCGAACTAACTGGAAAGTACGAGGGGTGCGCGGACACGCCACAAGGAGAATCGCGAAGGATAGGGGTTTGCGCCGACGGGAAGAGGCCCCCGCGGAATATCAGTCGCCGCGCCGCGAAGGAACGTCAGCGCGCGGGCGCCGAAACCGAAGGCGAATCCGCGAAGAAGAAGCGCCACGGCAACGCCGCCCACGCTCCCGCGTAATCGACCCCGATGCGCGGCGCGCACTCGATCGGCCGGCGGCTCGCGCGCGGCCCCTCGTGGATCGTCGCCTCGCCGACGAGCAGGTCGGCGCCGTTGAGCGCGCGGTCGATCGCGAAGGCGCGGCAGAGATTCGCGGGGCCGCTCGCGAGGCGCGCGTCGGCGACCTTCCGCGCGCGCCGCGCGCGCATCGTCGCCGCGCCGGCCAGCGGCTCGACCGCGCGGAGCAGCACCGCCTCCGGCTTCTCCGGCGCGGCGGCGACGACGTTGGCGCACCAGTGCATGCCGTAGACGAAGTAGACGTAGAGGCGGCCGCACTCTCCCCACATGACTTCGTTGCGCGGCGTGCGCCGCCCGCGCGCCGTGTGCGCGGCGAGGTCCTGCGGCCCGCGGTACGCCTCGACCTCGACGATCCGTCCGGCGACGACGCCGTCCGGCGCGCGCCGCACGAGGACTTTGCCAAGCAGGGCCCGCGCCAGACGCACCGCGTCGCGCGCGTAGAACTCACGCGGCAGCGGCGCCCCCAGCGCCTCCACGAAAGCCCGCGCGTCCTCTCCGTCCACGTCCATGCCCCGATTATCCCCATCCCCGCACGGTGAAGCCGAGATTGTTGCACGGGGAACGGTCCGGCGAATCAGTAGGCGTTTGCGACTCGGAGCCGCGGGCGAAAGGACCGGAATCGCCTTCCCGCCGTCGCCGGCGACGCGCGCCGGCCGGCCGCGCAACCTCGTTCGGCCGCCGCAACAATCTCGGCTTCACCGTGCGCGCCCCGACCGCAAGGGCCCCCGCAAACCAACGCAAGCGAAAGCCGGACGCGGCGGGCACAATGTCGTCCCATGAACCTCGAGGCGTTCATCGCGGAAACCACGACCCCGGCGGCGCCGCCGCTCGTGCCGGAGATCCGTCTGCGCCTCGCGGAAGAGATCACGCCGCTGTGGGAAGCGATCGAGGCCGCGAGCGGCCGCACGAACACGCCGCCGCCGTTCTGGGCCTTCCCGTGGGTCGGCGGACAAGGGCTCGCGCGCCACGTCCTCGATCGCCCCGAACTGGTGCGCGGCCGCGCCGCGCTCGACTTCGGCGCCGGCTCGGGCCTGGTCGCGATCGCCGCCGCGAAGGCCGGCGCGCGCCGCGTCGTCGCGGTGGACGTCGATCCGCTGGCCGGCGCGGCCGCCGCCGCGAACGCCGCGCTCAACGACGTCGCGCTCGAGGTCGCCGTGGAGGACGTCGTCGGACGCGAGCTGCCGGAGATCGACGTCTTCCTCGTCGGCGACATGTGCTACGAGCAGCCGCTCGCCGGGCGTCTGCTGAGCTGGCTGCGCGGACGGGTCCGCGCCGGCAAGCTCGTCCTCGTCGGCGAGCCGGGCCGCAACTACGCGCCGCGCGGCGGCGTGCGCGAACTGGCGCGCTTCGTCGCGCCGACGACCTACGAACTGGAGAGCCGGACGAGCCGCGAGACGGCCGTCTTGGAACTGCTGGGGGAGGAGGCCTGAGCGGCCGCGGCCGACTCGGGATCCACGCCCCGGAGGAGACGGACGCGATGCTGCGCGCGATCAACCCCGCCACCGGCGAGCTCCTGTCGGAGCACGCTCCCCTCGCCGCCGAAGATCTCGAAGACCGCCTCGTCGCCGCCGACCATGCGGCGCGCGCTTGGCGCCTCGTCCCGCTCGCCGAGCGGACGGCGCGGCTCGGCGCCGCGGCGCGGATCCTCGAGGAGGAGCGGGCGCGCTTCGCGCACCTGATCACGAGCGAAATGGGCAAGCCGATCGCGCAGGCGCTGGCCGAGGTGGACAAGTGCGCGCTCGTCGCCCGCCACTACGCCGACCACGCGGCGGAGATGCTGGCCCCGGAGACGGTCGCCGGCGACGCGCGCGTCTCGTACGTCCGCTTCGACCCGCTCGGCGTCGTCCTCGCCGTGATGCCGTGGAACTTCCCCTACTGGCAGGTCTTCCGCGCCGCCGCGCCGACGCTCGCCGCGGGGAACGTCGTCCTGCTCAAGCACTCCTCGAACGTCCCCGGCTGCGCGCTGGCGATCGAGGAGATCTTCGCCCGCGCCGGTTTCCCCGCCGGCGTCTTCTCCGCGCTGTTGATCGACGCGGAGACGGCCGAGCGGCTGGTGGACGACCCGCGCGTCGCCGCCGCGACCCTCACCGGCAGCGAGGCCGCCGGCGCGGGCGTCGCCGCGCGCGCCGGGGCGCGGATCAAGAAGACGGTCCTCGAGCTCGGCGGCTCCGACCCGTTCATCGTCCTCGCCGACGCCGACGTCGAGGCCGCGGCGCGCGTCGCCGCCCAGGCCCGCCTGATCAACTCCGGGCAGAGCTGCGTCGCGGCGAAGCGGTTCATCGTCGCCGAGGCGGCGGCGGAGGGGTTCACCGAGGCGCTGGTGCGCCACGTCGCCGCGGCGAAGGTCGGCGATCCGCTCGACCCGGAGACCGAGGTCGGCCCGCTGGCCCGCGAGGACCTGCTGCTCGCCCTCGACCGGCAGGTGCGCGAGAGCCGCGAGGCGGGGGCCCGCGTCCTCGTCGGCGGGAAGCGGCTGGAACGGCGCGGCTTCTTCTACGCCCCGACGGTCCTCGCCGACGTGCGGCCGGAGATGGCGGTGCTGCGCGAGGAGACGTTCGGCCCGGTCGCGCCGGTGATCGCCGTCGCGGACGAGGACGAGGCGCTCGCCCTCGCCAACGACAGCGCCTACGGCCTCGCCGCCTCGGTCTGGTCGCGGAACGTCGGCGCGGCGGGGCGGTTCGCCGCCCGCCTCGAGGCGGGGGCGGTCTTCGTCAACGGGATGGTCAAGTCGGATCCGCGGCTGCCGTTCGGCGGCGTCAAGCGGTCCGGCTACGGCCGGGAACTGGGGCGCGAGGGGATCCGGGAGTTCGTCAACATCAAGACGATCGTCATCGCCTGATCCGTCCCCGCGCGGCCGCGGATCGCAAGTGACGCGAAAGCGTCGGCGAGACGCAAACTGCCCGTTTTCAAATAGTTTCTTGTCGGCCTCTTGACACCGTGGGGGGCTCTCCCTACCATTCCGGTGGGAAGAAGTGGGAGAAGGTGGGAGGTAATGGCCCGGCCGACCATGGGAAGCGGCCGCAGCCGTCCCGCCTTTTTAGTGGTCACCTCCACCGAGCGTCGCGCCGCCTTCGCGGCGGCCGGTCGCGCGACGGAGGCGCCGGATTCGGGAGCCGTCGATGCTGCGTGGCCACGCCACAGCGAGGGTGGACGAGAAAGGCCGGGTGAAGGTCCCCGCCGAGTTCCTCGACCAGTTCCTCGAGCTGTGCGGACCGGAGCGCCGCATCTTCGTCACCTCGCTCGACGGCAAGATGGTGCAGGTCTACCCGCTGCCGGTCTGGGAGGAGCACGAGCGGAAGATCGCCGCCCTGCCCCGCACCAACCCGGCGCTCGAGAATTATCTCAGAACCGTCAACTACTGGGGCAAGGAAACCCAGCTCGACGCCGCCGGCCGGCTGCTCGTCCATCCGAGCCTGCGCGAAGCGACCCACCTCGACGGCGAGGCCTCCGTCTTCGGCCGCCAGAACACGTTGGAACTGTGCGACCACGCGCTGTTCCGCGGCCAGCCGCCCACGGTCTCCAAGGAAGATCTGGCCCAGCTGGCCGCCTTGGGGCTGTGAGGCGATGCGGGAGGCGGCCGTGGCGGACTTTGTTCCAACCCATCGGCCGGTGCTGGCGGCCGAGACCCTCGAGGCGCTCGACCCGGGACCGGGGAAGGTGCTGCTCGACGGGACCGTCGGGCTCGGCGGCCACGCCGCGCGCTGGCTGGAGCTGACCGCGCCGTTCGGGCGGGTCGTCGGCTTCGACCGCGACGCGCGGGCGCTCGCCGTCGCCGCGCGGAACCTCGCCCCGTTCGGCGCGCGCGCCGAGCTGATCCACGACGACTACCGCGAGGCCCCGCGGATCTTCGCCGAGCGCGGCTTCGCGGCGCCCGACGCGGCGCTGCTCGACCTCGGCCTCGGCTCGCACCAGATCGACGACCCGACGCGCGGCTTCTCGCACCGCTTCGACGCGCCGCTCGACATGCGGTTCGACGCCGACGCGCCGGGCCGCACCGCCGCGGACATCCTCGCCCGCGCCGCGGAGCCGGAGCTGGCGCGGATCTTCGAGGAGCACGGCGAGCTTCCCGGCGCGCGCAAGCTGGCCCGCGCCCTCTGCGACGCGCGCCGCCGCGCGCCGATCCGCACCACGACCGAGCTGGCCCGCCTCGTGCGCGAGACGCTGCCGCCGCGCGGCCGCCAGCGGATCGATCCGGCGACGCTCGTCTTCCAGGCGCTGCGGATCGCCGTCAACGACGAGCTCGAAGGGCTCGACGCGGCGATCGAGGCGCTGGTCCGGATGCTGCCGCAAGGCGGGCGGATCGCGGTCATCGCCTTCCACAGCCTCGAGGACCGGATCGCCAAGCGGACGCTGCGCCGCCTCGCCGAGCCGTGCCGCTGCCGGCGCGGCGATCCGTGCACCTGCGGCGCGACGCAGCTGCTCGACATGCCGGAGCGGCGCGCCGTCAAGACGAGCGACGAAGAGGCGCTCGAGAACCCGCGCGCCCGGTCGGCGCGCCTGCGCTGGGGGACGCGGCGATGAGTCTCCCGGCCGGCGTCGTCAACCGCTCGCTCGTCAGCGCCCATCCGCGCGTCGTCGGCCGCCTGCTGACGACGACGCTGACCTGTCTCTTCGCCGTGCTGCCGCTGCTCGTCTTCGTCGTCGTGCAGGTCTCGAACGTCAAGACGCGCTACGAGATCTCGCAGCTCGAGCGGAAGATCGTGGACGCGCGCTTCGAGCGCCGCCGCCTGCTCGCCGACAAGGCGCGCCTGACCGCGCCGGAGCGGCTGCGGGCCGAGGCGGAGCGGCTCGGGCTGCAGCCGGTCGATCCCGCGCAGAGCGCCGACGGCCAGCTGCGGACCGCCACGCCGGCCGCGGGGGGGACGCAATGATCCTCCCCCGCCTCCACCTCCCGCGCCCCTCGCGGACGCACTGGATCGGCATCCTGCTGCTCTGCGGCGGGATCGCCGTCGGCCTGCGGCTCTCGCAGCTGATGGTCGTCGAGCACCACGCCCTCGACGGCATGGCCCGCGCGCAGGCCGAGGACATGGTCGAGATCCCCGGTCCGCGCGGCGACATCGTGGACCGCCACGGGCGGCTGCTCGCGACGAGCGTGCCGATCCAGGTGCTGGCGATCGAGCCGCGCAAGATCTCGCAGTCCGGCTTGGCGCGGCTCGAGGAGGCGGCCGGCGTCCCGGGGCGCCTGACGAAGCGGGCGATGGCCCGCTGGCTGCTCGTCCGCCGCGACTGCGACGACCAGATCGTCGCCGCGGTGAACGACCTCGCCGCGAAGAAGATCGTGCCGGCCGAGGCCCTCCACTGGGGCCCCGGCTTCCGCCGCATGTACCCGCACGGCGAGCTCGCCGCGCACGTGCTCGGCTTCGTCACGCTCGACGAGTCGCTCGCCGAAGGGGTCGAGAAGACCTACGACCACCTGCTGCGCTCCGGCGAGACGCGCGTGCTGCGCGCCACCGACGCGCGGCGCCAGCAGCTCGGCGGCCGCGGCGGCAGCGCCTGCCCCGCCTCCGCCTCGTCGCTGATGCTGACGATCGACATCCGCATCCAGGAGAAGCTCGAGGCCGCGCTCAAGCAGGCGGTCGAGGAGCACTCGGCGAAGTCGGCGCAGGGGATCGTCGTCGATCCGGGGACCGGCGAGATCCTCGCCCTCGCCAACTACCCCGCCTACGACCCGAACAAGTTCAATCAGGTCGATCAGGAGCTGCTGCGCAACCGGGCGATCGAGTGGCCGTTCGAGCCGGGCTCGGTGATGAAGCCGCTGACCGCGACGGCGCTCGCCGAGTACCACAAGGTCGGCTACGGCGACACGGTCTACTGCGAAGCCGGCCACTGGAAGCGCGGGAAGTGGACGATCTCCGACTCCCACCCCCACGGCACGCTGACGATCGCCGAGGTCATCGCCTACTCGAGCAACATCGGCATCGCCAAGTTCGCGCAGCGCCTCACCGGCGAGCAGCTCTACACGACGCTGACCGGACTCGGCCTCGGCGCCCGCAGCGGCGTGGACCTGCCGGCGGAGAACGGCGGGCGGCTCGCCTCGTGGAAGCAGTGGCACGGCACCGACCGGGACGTGATCGCCTTCGGCCACTCGCTGATGCTGACGACGATGCAGCTCGCGCAGGCCTACGCGACGATCGCCCACGGCGGCGTGCGCGTGCAGCCGCACGTGGCCCGCGCCTGGGGCAGCCCCGACGGGCAGTGGCACGAGACGCGCCCCGCGCCGTCGCAGCGCGTCGTCTCCGAGGAAGCCGCGGGGCAGGTCGCGCTCTGGATGCTCGGCGTCGTCGAGGGCCCCGGCGGCACCGGCCACAAGGCGGCGGTGGACGGCTACCGCGTCGCCGGCAAGACCGGCACGGCGGAGAAGCTCGTCGGCGGCCACTACGACAAGACGAAGAACATCTCGACCTTCGCCGGCTTCGCGCCGCTGGAGAATCCGGCGGCCGTCGTGACGATCAGCCTCGACGAGCCGATGGAAGGCGGACGCACGGGCGGCGCGGTCTCCGCGCCCGCGTTCGCCGACGTGATGGCGGAAACGCTCCGCTTGCTGCACGTTGAGCCGGACTACTACATGCCGCCCGCGGTGGACGCGCCGGTGAAGGCGCAACAGGCCAAAAGCGACGCTTCGGCCGCGGCCGGACGCGGAGGGAAACGCGGGTGACGACGCTGCGCGCATTGACCGAAGGACTCCCCGGCGTGACCTGCGCCGGCGGGGCCGACGTGTCGATCGAGCGCGTCGTCGTCGATTCGCGCGAGGCGGGCCCCGGCGCGCTGTTCGCCGCGCTGCCGGGCAGCGTCGTCGACGGCCGCCGCTTCGCCGCCGAGGCCGCGGCCCGCGGCGCCGTCGCCGCGCTCGGCGCGCCGCCGCGTCCCGCGGATCTCCCCGCGGACGTTCCCTACGTCGAGGCCGAAGCGCCGCGCGCCGCGCTGGCGCTCGTCTGCCGCCGCCTCCACGGCGCCCCGGACGAGCGGCTCAAGCTGGTCGGCGTCACCGGCACGAACGGCAAGACGACGACGACGCACATGATCGCCGCGGCGTTCGCGGCGGACGGCGTCTTCTGCGCGGTCGGCGGCACCAACGGCCAGCGCGGCCGCACGTTCGCCGAGCCGGCGTCGCTCACCACCCCCGAGGCGCCGGCGCTCTGGTCGTTCCTCGACCGCGCCGCGAACGACGGCTGCGGCGCGGCGGCGATCGAGGTCTCGAGCGCGGCGCTGGTCGCCGACCGCGCGCGCGGGATGAAGTTCGCCGCGACGGCGCTGACCGGC
Proteins encoded in this region:
- a CDS encoding NAD(P)H-dependent oxidoreductase subunit E; its protein translation is MRESVERACACGEETEEQKLARVAAIVDEFKPRAGNLIQILHLAQGAYGYLPLDLQRFIADRLDLPWAEVTAVSSFYSFFSTRPRGLHTVRVCLGTACYVRGSTKILRRLEETFGVAAGETTRDRLCTLEVVRCMGACGLAPAVMVDQSVVRQVNPDRLQRVLELLH
- a CDS encoding 50S ribosomal protein L11 methyltransferase, whose amino-acid sequence is MNLEAFIAETTTPAAPPLVPEIRLRLAEEITPLWEAIEAASGRTNTPPPFWAFPWVGGQGLARHVLDRPELVRGRAALDFGAGSGLVAIAAAKAGARRVVAVDVDPLAGAAAAANAALNDVALEVAVEDVVGRELPEIDVFLVGDMCYEQPLAGRLLSWLRGRVRAGKLVLVGEPGRNYAPRGGVRELARFVAPTTYELESRTSRETAVLELLGEEA
- the rsmH gene encoding 16S rRNA (cytosine(1402)-N(4))-methyltransferase RsmH is translated as MREAAVADFVPTHRPVLAAETLEALDPGPGKVLLDGTVGLGGHAARWLELTAPFGRVVGFDRDARALAVAARNLAPFGARAELIHDDYREAPRIFAERGFAAPDAALLDLGLGSHQIDDPTRGFSHRFDAPLDMRFDADAPGRTAADILARAAEPELARIFEEHGELPGARKLARALCDARRRAPIRTTTELARLVRETLPPRGRQRIDPATLVFQALRIAVNDELEGLDAAIEALVRMLPQGGRIAVIAFHSLEDRIAKRTLRRLAEPCRCRRGDPCTCGATQLLDMPERRAVKTSDEEALENPRARSARLRWGTRR
- a CDS encoding division/cell wall cluster transcriptional repressor MraZ gives rise to the protein MLRGHATARVDEKGRVKVPAEFLDQFLELCGPERRIFVTSLDGKMVQVYPLPVWEEHERKIAALPRTNPALENYLRTVNYWGKETQLDAAGRLLVHPSLREATHLDGEASVFGRQNTLELCDHALFRGQPPTVSKEDLAQLAALGL
- a CDS encoding NAD-dependent succinate-semialdehyde dehydrogenase → MLRAINPATGELLSEHAPLAAEDLEDRLVAADHAARAWRLVPLAERTARLGAAARILEEERARFAHLITSEMGKPIAQALAEVDKCALVARHYADHAAEMLAPETVAGDARVSYVRFDPLGVVLAVMPWNFPYWQVFRAAAPTLAAGNVVLLKHSSNVPGCALAIEEIFARAGFPAGVFSALLIDAETAERLVDDPRVAAATLTGSEAAGAGVAARAGARIKKTVLELGGSDPFIVLADADVEAAARVAAQARLINSGQSCVAAKRFIVAEAAAEGFTEALVRHVAAAKVGDPLDPETEVGPLAREDLLLALDRQVRESREAGARVLVGGKRLERRGFFYAPTVLADVRPEMAVLREETFGPVAPVIAVADEDEALALANDSAYGLAASVWSRNVGAAGRFAARLEAGAVFVNGMVKSDPRLPFGGVKRSGYGRELGREGIREFVNIKTIVIA
- a CDS encoding DNA-3-methyladenine glycosylase, with the protein product MDVDGEDARAFVEALGAPLPREFYARDAVRLARALLGKVLVRRAPDGVVAGRIVEVEAYRGPQDLAAHTARGRRTPRNEVMWGECGRLYVYFVYGMHWCANVVAAAPEKPEAVLLRAVEPLAGAATMRARRARKVADARLASGPANLCRAFAIDRALNGADLLVGEATIHEGPRASRRPIECAPRIGVDYAGAWAALPWRFFFADSPSVSAPAR
- a CDS encoding penicillin-binding protein 2 — encoded protein: MILPRLHLPRPSRTHWIGILLLCGGIAVGLRLSQLMVVEHHALDGMARAQAEDMVEIPGPRGDIVDRHGRLLATSVPIQVLAIEPRKISQSGLARLEEAAGVPGRLTKRAMARWLLVRRDCDDQIVAAVNDLAAKKIVPAEALHWGPGFRRMYPHGELAAHVLGFVTLDESLAEGVEKTYDHLLRSGETRVLRATDARRQQLGGRGGSACPASASSLMLTIDIRIQEKLEAALKQAVEEHSAKSAQGIVVDPGTGEILALANYPAYDPNKFNQVDQELLRNRAIEWPFEPGSVMKPLTATALAEYHKVGYGDTVYCEAGHWKRGKWTISDSHPHGTLTIAEVIAYSSNIGIAKFAQRLTGEQLYTTLTGLGLGARSGVDLPAENGGRLASWKQWHGTDRDVIAFGHSLMLTTMQLAQAYATIAHGGVRVQPHVARAWGSPDGQWHETRPAPSQRVVSEEAAGQVALWMLGVVEGPGGTGHKAAVDGYRVAGKTGTAEKLVGGHYDKTKNISTFAGFAPLENPAAVVTISLDEPMEGGRTGGAVSAPAFADVMAETLRLLHVEPDYYMPPAVDAPVKAQQAKSDASAAAGRGGKRG